A window from Triplophysa dalaica isolate WHDGS20190420 chromosome 3, ASM1584641v1, whole genome shotgun sequence encodes these proteins:
- the gbp2 gene encoding LOW QUALITY PROTEIN: guanylate-binding protein 1 (The sequence of the model RefSeq protein was modified relative to this genomic sequence to represent the inferred CDS: inserted 1 base in 1 codon), with amino-acid sequence MACGGRMPAPVCLIENDDNGKLMVSKEGKDVLDGITEPVVVVSVVGLYRTGKSYLMNRLAGQQAGFALGSTIESKTKGIWIWCVPHPSKEGHTLVLLDTEGLGDVQKGDEKHDTWIFCLAVLLSSTLVYNSLGVIDNTALEKLHYVTELTENIRVKANPSTDEDESADFMRVFPSFVWAVRDFTLELKIADEPITSDQYLERSLTLKTGTSPQTVRFNLPRQCLRNFFAVRKCFVFPRPAGTEDMRKMETLTEEDLEPEFLQQTNTFCDYIYNCTEPKSLSGGRAVTGTALGNLAEVYVEAIRSGKVPCLENAXRAVEQAMELYMKEMFERTQLPMNPEDLSDVHQMAEKAAVGRFITMSFNDNEQTHQKDLIEKIYNNYQEMCYQNQQEFIQQCEAVRRDVFETLENAISAGLYMNPGGYREYKDTLKELTNEYRTKTQSKLMSEEVLSMYLKEKEDVGKMILQCDQSLSASEHAREVERLRTEVIEQRQRSLEEQNRLQMQAFQDMQRSHDEHVNHLMHQMEREQERLRRDNERVLDAKLKEREALLTQGFQRDADRMQRNIDSLKADIRKEEESKPSTLGRVLDGIGTAATFVLPGFVPKAIGAGLSFISRLF; translated from the exons ATGGCGTGTGGTGGACGCATGCCTGCTCCGGTGTGTCTCATTGAAAATGATGACAACGGCAAACTGATGGTGAGTAAAGAGGGCAAGGACGTTCTGGACGGGATCACTGAGCCGGTGGTCGTCGTGTCTGTAGTGGGACTCTACCGTACCGGGAAATCTTATCTCATGAACCGCTTAGCGGGACAACAGGCAG GCTTTGCTCTCGGCAGCACGATCGAATCCAAGACCAAAGGCATCTGGATCTGGTGTGTTCCTCACCCAAGTAAAGAAGGCCACACTCTGGTGCTTCTAGACACAGAGGGACTTGGTGACGTACAGAAG GGGGATGAGAAACATGACACATGGATCTTCTGTCTGGCTGTTCTGCTCAGCAGCACTCTGGTGTACAACAGCTTAGGGGTCATTGACAACACGGCGCTGGAAAAATTGCA TTATGTGACAGAACTGACGGAAAACATTCGCGTGAAGGCAAACCCAAGCACAGACGAGGACGAGTCTGCTGATTTCATGCGGGTTTTCCCGTCTTTTGTCTGGGCTGTTCGGGACTTCACTCTGGAGTTGAAAATAGCCGATGAGCCCATAACATCAGACCAGTATCTTGAGAGATCGCTGACACTCAAGACAG gtACTTCTCCTCAAACAGTGAGGTTTAACCTTCCTCGCCAGTGTCTGCGCAATTTCTTTGCTGTGAGGAAGTGCTTTGTCTTTCCTCGACCTGCTGGAACAGAAGACATGAGGAAAATGGAGACGTTAACTGAGGAGGACCTGGAGCCAGAATTCCTACAACAGACAAACACTTTCTGCGATTACATTTACAACTGCACAGAGCCGAAAAGTCTCAGCGGAGGTCGTGCAGTTACAGGAACTG CTCTAGGTAATCTGGCTGAAGTGTATGTGGAGGCCATCCGCAGCGGGAAGGTTCCCTGTCTGGAGAACG GACGTGCGGTGGAACAGGCCATGGAGCTTTACATGAAAGAGATGTTTGAACGCACTCAGCTTCCCATGAACCCCGAAGATCTGTCTGATGTCCACCAAATGGCAGAGAAGGCAGCTGTTGGACGGTTTATCACCATGTCCTTCAATGACAACGAACAGACACATCAAAAAGATCTCATA GAAAAGATCTACAATAATTATCAAGAGATGTGTTACCAGAATCAGCAGGAGTTTATACAACAGTGTGAAGCAGTTCGGCGTGATGTGTTTGAAACTTTGGAAAATGCCATTTCTGCTGGATTGTACATGAACCCTGGAGGATACAGAGAGTACAAAGATACACTTAAAGAGCTGACCAATGAGTACAGAACAAAGACACAGTCAAAACTAATG AGTGAGGAAGTGTTAAGTATGTACTTGAAAGAAAAGGAAGATGTTGGAAAGATGATTTTACAGTGTGACCAGTCTCTCAGTGCATCTGAACACGCAAGAGAAG tggAGAGGTTAAGGACTGAGGTTATAGAGCAGCGACAGAGGAGTCTAGAGGAACAGAACCGCTTACAGATGCAGGCGTTTCAGGACATGCAGAGATCCCACGATGAGCATGTGAATCACCTCATGCATCAGATggaaagagagcaagagagattGAGAAGAGACAATGAACGAGTCCTCGATGCAAAACTCAAA GAGAGGGAAGCTCTTCTAACTCAGGGCTTCCAGAGAGATGCTGATCGCATGCAGAGAAATATTGACAGTTTGAAAGCAGACATTAGGAAAGAAGAGGAATCTAAACCCTCCACACTTGGCCGTGTTCTAGATGGTATCGGTACAGCGGCTACTTTCGTCTTGCCTGGTTTCGTACCTAAAGCGATTGGTGCAGGTCTGTCCTTTATCTCACGGCTTTTTTGA
- the gbp1 gene encoding guanylate-binding protein 1, translating to MSQASPMPRPICLVKNVCGSLQVCKDAIEFLNGINQPVVVVSVVGLYRTGKSYLMNRLAGQQTGFALGNTIESKTKGIWMWCVPHPSERGQTLVLLDTEGLGDIDKGDSKNDGWIFCLAVLLSSTLVYNSRGTIDNDAIQKLHYITEISEQIKIRSAEAGEEGDEDSQFVRFFPSFVWVVRDFTLSLEIDGNEVTEDEYLDFALQLKKGVNKKTSDYNLPRECIRSYFPSRKCFVFPSPASPDNMRRLETLQERDLVQGFLETTGRFCEYIFVKSPVKTLKGGHRVTGKLLGQLAQIYVETISSGKVPCLDNAVVALANLENKAAVQEALKVYKSGMEEVKNNFPVSVTDFTSEHQKSSKLATSEFMKNSFKDEKGDYLKQLVQDIDMCYVVLMEENEMASERKCKELLKDLFSDMNKRLQNGEYSQCGGYEIYCRDRDAIIVQYRREPNKGVKAEAVLNEILNEREAEGKSILHADEKLTENDRKIQEEKEKAALLEQKCKEEEEKRIDYEHKMEVEEERQKDRMKQIEEKFRKEMEQQQEEMERAVESKVKEREALMDKGFKEKAELMEDEIKNLKKQQEEKSSGGWFKEYVLPIVKTCADLLPTVLQHRFMMKRLK from the exons ATGTCTCAAGCCAGCCCGATGCCGCGGCCGATATGTTTGGTGAAGAATGTGTGCGGATCGCTACAAGTATGTAAGGACGCGATTGAGTTCTTGAATGGGATCAATCAGCCGGTGGTGGTCGTGTCTGTAGTGGGACTTTACCGCACAGGGAAGTCTTACCTTATGAACCGACTAGCTGGACAGCAGACAG GCTTTGCTCTGGGTAACACCATTGAATCAAAGACCAAAGGCATCTGGATGTGGTGTGTCCCTCATCCATCTGAACGGGGACAGACTCTGGTGCTACTGGACACAGAAGGACTGGGTGATATAGACAAG GGAGACTCTAAGAACGATGGCTGGATCTTCTGTCTGGCTGTTTTGCTCAGCAGCACTCTGGTGTACAACAGCCGAGGAACCATTGATAATGACGCCATACAAAAGCTGCA TTACATTACAGAGATTTCTGAGCAGATCAAGATCAGATCAGCAGAAGCAGGTGAAGAGGGGGATGAGGATTCTCAGTTTGTGCGTTTTTTCCCATCGTTCGTCTGGGTTGTGAGAGATTTTACTTTGAGTTTGGAAATTGACGGGAATGAAGTGACCGAGGACGAATACCTTGACTTTGCCCTTCAGCTGAAAAAAG GTGTCAATAAGAAAACCAGCGACTACAATCTGCCTCGTGAGTGCATCCGGAGTTATTTCCCATCTCGAAAGTGTTTCGTCTTCCCATCTCCAGCCTCACCAGACAACATGAGACGCTTGGAGACCCTACAAGAACGTGACCTTGTGCAAGGTTTTCTAGAGACTACGGGTCGTTTCTGTGAATACATATTTGTCAAGAGTCCTGTGAAAACACTGAAAGGAGGTCACAGAGTTACTGGAAAGT tGCTCGGTCAGTTGGCTCAGATTTATGTAGAGACCATAAGCAGTGGTAAAGTTCCCTGTCTAGACAATGCTGTGGTCGCTCTTGCAAATCTAGAGAACAAGGCGGCTGTTCAAGAAGCTCTCAAAGTGTATAAGAGCGGCATGGAAGAG GTGAAGAACAACTTTCCTGTAAGTGTGACTGATTTTACCTCTGAGCATCAGAAGTCAAGCAAACTGGCAACTTCCGAGTTTATGAAAAATTCCTTTAAAGATGAAAAAGGAGATTACTTGAAGCAACTGGTG CAAGATATCGATATGTGCTATGTAGTACTAATGGAAGAGAATGAGATGGCATCAGAGAGGAAGTGTAAAGAGCTGCTGAAGGATCTGTTCTCTGACATGAATAAACGACTGCAGAATGGAGAATACAGTCAGTGTGGAGGATATGAAATCTACTGCAGAGACAGAGACGCCATCATTGTACAGTATCGCAGAGAACCAAACAAAGGAGTCAAG GCTGAGGCGGTACTGAATGAGATCTTGAATGAGAGGGAAGCTGAAGGAAAGAGCATCCTTCACGCTGATGAGAAACTCACTGAAAATGACAGAAAGATCCAAg aggagaaagagaaggcGGCTCTGCTGGAGCAGAAATGTAAGGAGGAAGAAGAGAAACGTATTGACTATGAACATAAGATGGAGGTGGAGGAAGAGCGTCAGAAGGACAGAATGAAGCAGATAGAGGAGAAGTTCAGAAAGGAGATGGAGCAACAACAGgaggagatggagagagctgtGGAGAGCAAAGTAAAGGAGCGGGAAGCACTCATGGACAAAGGTTTTAAGGAGAAAGCTGAACTAATGGAGGATgagataaaaaatctaaaaaaacaacaagagGAGAAAAGTTCTGGTGGTTGGTTTAAGGAATATGTGCTGCCTATTGTTAAAACATGTGCCGATTTGCTTCCCACTGTCCTCCAACATAGATTTATGATGAAAAGACTCAAATGA